TGATGTGTTACACATTgaagctaaacttcaggcaattataacaaaaactaaaaaaggcaCTAACCAATGTGCCAGAACATTATTACCTATGTCCTTGTGCAACTTATCTTAATGTAAGCACCTGAATGTGTATTCATATTAAGCGCCTGTAACCCTTTGTCCTACGGAAAGACTGGAAGAGGAAGCAACAGCACTAGGAGCCATTTAGGCTACACCAAAATGAACATGTGAAAACAATGACAATAGGATAGAGCAGAATAGGAATTCATTAGTGTGCTACTATGTCCCCTTCGCTGTCCAGCTGATAGGCTGGGGATGTGAGCTTGATAAAGTTGTGCTGTTACAGTGAATATGGAAAACAGGTTGCATAGTCCGGTAGTGTATATTGGATTGCAAGCCTGGCTTCagaaaattacaaattctttggcaagtTAAAACACCCTGGTAACCCTAAAAGAATGTTGCAGTGGAATGGCTGGCTAAAAGTACATTTGAACGTGTCACAATACTTCTCAACATATCTACATCATGAAGATATACTTATGTTTCTGATATGATGTTACTGCTCCGATATTAATGCTTTTTTTGGGGAATTTTTCATTGTGTCTTGATGTACACTAAATGCAATAGGTGAACACaatgtatgataataatatacatatgCAAATGTCTTATGTTTAGAGATGATGGTAATCTGGATCTTTGGCTGGATTTAAACAGCCAATGGTAGTTGTAAACAAAATGGAACAAAAGCAACAAGCCACAGATAAGTGAGTGAAGGACTTgaataaaacagacatttaatTTCTTGGTATTGTTGGGTTTTCCTTGTCACCTCTAGTCCAAGCTAGACCTAGAAGCAAGGGCTAGCTCTTGAGCATCTCTAGTTAACACTATCACTTGGCCCTGAAAAGGAGAGTGCACTGGtaacatgttattttttaagGCACAAGTTAAAGCAAATATCTTCATAATATATGCTTTTTTGAGCACGTTGTAGTACTTCAAAGATTCTGAAGgtgcacaatatatatacacacacacatacatatatatttatatatatttaaacacacctgttgaatttccaaaaatgtactCAGTGTTCATCAttctcacagtttttttttcaagctgggtgggaagctAAAGGTAGGTAGCAACCCATGTATTGTGATttaacctttcagtaaccacccaaaaacaactggtggttactgaaaatttgcaGTTAGGGCACCCAGCTAAatgggcctggggagaaccctggtgtTAATTAACATCGTGCAAAACAAAAACTTACTTTTTGTGAAAAAACGTAGAATTCGCTCTTCTTTTTGAAAACCCAATTGGAAGAATTTTCAGATCTATGTCATGTTTCCGCGCTCTATTCTTCAAGAAGTttaactaaagaaaagaaaataaaattttttttagctagcATTCAAAAAAAGCCTGTGAAGGCCATGAGGGCTGGACACCATCAATGAATTATTTGAGCAATCCAAGGGCTTTTTGGTGAGGTGTGCAAAAGTATCCATATGCTAAAGCCCTGCATGGGATATGTATAGGCGTCCATTAAGGATAGTGTTtttactatatacatacatataatattatatgaatgTGGGGGTTAGTACAAGATTTCTGTGGTTTTGCCTGAAATACTAATGACACCAACTGCAGAGTCCAATGGGTAGAAAGCACCACCATCCTTCTCACTGCATAGTAGTGCAGGAGAGCTGCTAAGGGCTGGCGCAAGGTGCACTGACGTTTCCCCATATATTACATGTGCACAAGTGCAATTTTAGATTACATGGCCAAGTGAAGATGCCTGGGTGATGCTATACAAGAGCAGTGCAACAGGAAGATTCTTACAGCATTTTATGTTACACAGGACCAATAAAGCAAATTCTGGCACTGTTGCAAGTAAAAACTGTAAAGATCAGTTTGCAACTAGAAAGGGCATCAAAATTTGATTGGGTAGGAGTGTAGAAAAGTAGGGGTCTCCAATTTATGCTGTATTGGGATGCCAGAATTTATAAACCTATTTGATTGGATGCACATAGCCAACAGGTAAACAATATTAACCATATACCTACCTATATATAATCTCTCAACACtcagcagccaatgggaacatTCCTCACTGTTTACTAAAACAAATGAGCTATTTTGTTATAGTAAATATTGGGGATCATTTCTGTTGGCTTCTGTTTGCTGGCGAATGCTACTTGCGGGCAGCTATGATCAAACAACAGACATGCATGATCAATGCCcctttttaatagattttttccatgattcaatgattttatttaatttaatgtttatcCTTTTAAAAACCCCTACTTGTGCATGGCTGCCTTAACATATTGCTAGGGCATATATAGGAAATAAAGCTGacagaaaaaaattcttcttACCCATAGCAATTGGTCTGCTTCCTactctgaaaacaaaatatttttactgattgCTACGGATGAATTTCCTTTAGCACACTTTTTGTATATCAGACCTTGTAAGCACAACCCCAGAGGAGTCCAACATGTCTACCGTTCCTGACAACCAATTGCCTGGTTGAACAGGGTCCAGGTCATTAGTGGGCAACGtactactaatttttttttttttttttatagttgcatTACTTCATTGAACAAATTGGTATTTTGGTTTGTCCATTGAATGTTTTATGTCCCAAGGGAaattctaaaacacctgcctataCACCCTTAGCTGCACAGATTTAGATAATGGGACATGAGGGTGTTACTGCTAGGTAGTGGTTGCTTCATAGCTAAATACAGATGATGCTCTGCAGCAATGGGAACTAGGAAGATCAGTTTCCAGTgcagtccagtgttctccccaaaattTCTTTTTAAGGTGTGTGGATAGTCAAAAAATGGTTGgtgcaacacatgacaaatttagggTTCCCTGTTGCCATATGAACCCAGTAACCCCTATAGTTCTGCAAGCTTTCTAGTGCCTCCCTATACTTTGCTCCACTTTCTGATGCCCACCCCCTTGGTATGTTTAATTTTTCCCTGTTATGGTTACATACAccaattaagtccatacagagCACACTGCCTCAcatcaatcaaaataaattatCTTGACAGACAtctaactttaatatttttgaaatctTCATACATTCCTATAATGTACATACAAATCTATTAGTCGTGTTTCTGGGCACTGTTGTATCTCTTGACGAGCAATCTGACACCCTTGCTGCATCCTCCAGAAAACgataatctaaaatgtaaaagaaaaaaagagcaattCATAATACAGTACAATAGCAGATAAACAAGGCTCAGATTATAGTCAAGTTCTGTCAATCACCTAAAGTTTCTTTCCAACTGGGCAGCTTTCTCTCATTGCTCATAAGAACAGTTTGGGATAAATTGATGGATTCGGACTAAATAAAAATCACCACTGAAGTGAAATTATAGTGAATAATGAACTCGCAGTTTCATTTATACTGAGTTGTGGTGAAATCTGCAATTTTGTACACttattttagtaatgttttttgggtggtgtagttggtttgttttttttgttcttgcgTGTGCTGTCATTctaaatgtttcaattttagGTTTCAACATTATTCTAAAATAACTGGGACAATGAGGGGGAAGTTATTTGGCAAATCCAGGAAGTTAGTACCACTTTGTCGGTAGTGAGAGCTTCTTCAGGTTTCGTACTAGCACCACTCCATTAGGCGACAGTCTTCCAGCCTGGTGATCTGCCATTTGGCATGAGCACTGAATCCTGTGATCCCATACAggaaattactttattatttttcctcAGTGCTCCCACAGTAACTAGGAGTGACTTGGGAGCACTACAAGGTGCTGGGTGCCTTATCAACAGTACCAGTCACTGTGACCTTGGAAAGGGTGACAGATACTCCTTGGACATGTTGCTAGTGTTGCCTATAGATCACCTTCATAACCCAAATTAGAGCATAATAATTATGCTAAAGCACTGAAAGCAGCTCTCCTTTCCAAACCTTTCAGTTCCCAGGATTTTCTGCTGACCTGTATAGATTTAAAGCAGGTTTACATGATTTTGCTTACCACTCAACAGGTCTATATCACTGAATGTGCTTAGGGGAACAAAAGCCGTCTTGTCTCTGACACCGTTGCATGCAGAGTCCACTTTGTGCTTTTTTACACAGGGTAAacttaggaaagaaaaaaaaaagaaatgatgaatGGGGTGCAGGGGTAGGATGCACATGGGACAGAGATAGTAAAAAAGAGAACTTACCTGCAGGAGTATTTCATACAGCGGGGGCATTTATATTTCGCTTCTTCACTTCCACACGTCTCACAGCTACAAGGATAGAAGATTGGTCAGAAAGCCATTAGAAAAACATGACAACAGTGCTGACTTCAACAATCCACCTAAAATGATTCTCAGGAAAATAAACATCATTAGAATGCTTTAAAGCCTTGTACAGGTGCCCAATAGAGGacagaggattgtcgctggaaatgatctttcttagacattttcagtgacagatgaaggaacaagcactgtacacacattaagGGGGAGGGACAaccgagtggcaccccgctgtgctttcctcTAAAGACATGAACAGCAGTCGAATGACAGGGGACCACTGCACACATCAAGAATGACCGTTTGTCTAGAGCTACTATGATCTGATGTGTGTTCCCAGACTCAGATGGTTCAGTGACCTATAACCCTCACTTTGTTCACTTTTAGGAAATAGTGGGTGCTGCTGACCTTTTATGTGAGACAGATGGGATTGTCTGTTTTAGCCTAAATCCCTGTACACATGTCACTTCTGTGATCAGATCCAGTGAAAGGAGAGTGAATGAAcaatgtacacacaatgctgCTCTGTTCCACAGGGGAGTACAGTGGTTGCCGGGTCGTCTATTGGTCAGCCAGGATGGGCGGATGAACATTGTCCGGGGAcggctgtacacatgctagatgttcACCTGAGGTGATTACGATGGTTCATTTTAgcgataaaaataaaaaatatatatagttatagttcACACTAGCGTTACACTAACTTCCTGCAAAATTCATGTATCCAAATCCTTGTGAATTTCCAGAGCCTTGTCATGTGTGGATTTTCACAGCAGGCTTTTATGTAGCACATTTGATGGGAGTGTGGTAAACCCCTGGCTGCAGTTTCTGCATGCAGAATGCAAATCTTTCACCAACCAACTGCTTACGTGTGTATCAGGCCATTCAGATGAACGGCTTTTTCACACAGAATTTCAGGGAGCTGAAAACTGATGGCCATTAAGCCTTAAAGGTTAACTTAGTTTTCCTTAACTGCTGCAGAGCCTGTGCAAATCATAACCAGGACCCGGTCCTACCGAGCACGGTTCATTCAATCCAATAGCTGGTCTATACAAACAGAGGCTTGTGGTATTTCAAAGACCATAGAATTAAGGCAAATTGTGAATTGTCACATACTTGTGGCTTCCACTTAATAGTGGTGAGGGACATTagagagaaactaaactgaaaagtacctaaaacaaaaaaaatacacttttcttcAATCCCGTAGCGCAGCCCTATCCATCCGGAGgatgtcttccatcgggtcctgcgtcgtcccggcatccgtcacCGAGCCGGCGCGACAttttcgcctcttcttcctggttcttcttcctacgtcacccgacacagacgcaagatggggtgacgtaggttaggaaaaaaaaaacttgccgatctcactgcgcatgctcacGAAAAGACTCCTTCATGCTccagcatgcgcagaaagagcagccaagagcctaccAGGaggcgtgacgtaggtatcccaggaggatttGCACTCCCTGGCGATTTTTGAACCTAAATAACACAcagaacttttaccttacataaaagggttgtatacccttttatgtaaagtgaaatttctgagtttaggcacgctttaaGGAATATTCTAAATTGTCACAATATAGAACCAAGTACTTGTGGCCGCCACTTAGTGGGGTGAgggacaataaataaaaagttctctTACACAATCATTATCCTTCCTATCAGGAGTAGCTTTTTACTATCAAAAAGCATTTTGCACCCTTAGAAACCTTGTTAGCTCATAGGAAGCATGCTTCAAATATTCTGTGAATGTTCAGAGCTCACTTCTGTAATATGAACCTGTTTTCTGACCAGTGTGGACATAATGCAggatacatataaaaatgtaaaaggatgcagaaataatttgatttgattttacaAAGGAAATGCCAGGCAACTAAGATTTCTAGGGGTGAATCCTATCCTGCAAAGTAAATATAACGTCCAGCTTAGCTCAGCCTTGTACCGTGACACAGAGACCACCTCACCTTTCCAGGGACATCTTCCTCTTGGGATTCACGGTCATTGTCACCTCCGGGTCCCCATCAAGCCCCGAAGCTTCAGGCAGAAGAAGAGAATCCATGGCAGCTCCCTAGTGCACACGTGCAAACCACTTCCGGTATCTGCTCGATAGGTTGTTGCCATAGTAAACAAGGAGGAGCGGCG
This portion of the Pyxicephalus adspersus chromosome 8, UCB_Pads_2.0, whole genome shotgun sequence genome encodes:
- the ZNHIT6 gene encoding box C/D snoRNA protein 1; this translates as MDSLLLPEASGLDGDPEVTMTVNPKRKMSLESCETCGSEEAKYKCPRCMKYSCSLPCVKKHKVDSACNGVRDKTAFVPLSTFSDIDLLSDYRFLEDAARVSDCSSRDTTVPRNTTNRFLNFLKNRARKHDIDLKILPIGFSKRRANSTFFHKKEQKFYWHLKLIFPECQAEYTEKRVPDDRTLSDILKNYIDPTESDPTIRQRLKEYVGSLCDVKVFMEAEKKMPGPKRYYELDTSKNLRENLQKKTIIEFPTLYVKMKGFSEEMVLVDQENKPAPSVL